Proteins co-encoded in one Campylobacter ornithocola genomic window:
- the ligA gene encoding NAD-dependent DNA ligase LigA produces MNYQEYLEKVKLAKEWMRAYYEDDEPLASDEEYDKLIRELKAFETLHQEKISKDSPTQNIAPTIQSEFHKISHSVKMWSMEDVFDEVELRAWAKRAKCEFDFFIEPKFDGASLNLTYENGILVSGATRGDGEVGEDITLNVKEISNIPQKIPYKDKIEIRGEVVILKEDFEKINEKRAKEGLSLFANPRNAASGSLRQLDTSITKERNLKFYPWGVGENSLEFSKHSEVMEFVRSLGFLKDDFVFCVKNLDEVLEKYHELLEKRDQKPMMMDGMVVRIDDLAHCKLLGYTVKFPKFMSAFKFPALEKTTTLLGVNLQVGRSGVITPVAVLEPVNLDGVVVKSATLHNFDEIARLGVMIGDSVSVIRSGDVIPKITKVFTQRRDGLESKITKPTLCPECSSELLDEGAFLKCQNLDCKARLVNSIIHFVSKKCLNIDGLGENIVELLFKEGKITNIESIFFLTYSDFEGLEGFKEKKINNLLSAIENAKKCPLSRFITALGVEHIGEVAAKKLAQSFGFEWFMQSYESYANLEGFGEQMAKSLEEFTHVNANRIKHFYEILHLEDEKKELIANENISNKTFVITGTLSKSRDHFKELIESFGAKVSSSVSKKTDFVLYGSEAGSKLEKAQSLGVKCINETEFNDLLGGDDEV; encoded by the coding sequence ATGAATTATCAAGAGTATTTAGAAAAGGTAAAATTAGCAAAAGAATGGATGAGAGCTTACTATGAAGATGATGAACCTTTAGCAAGTGATGAGGAGTATGATAAACTTATAAGAGAGTTAAAAGCATTTGAAACACTTCATCAAGAAAAGATTTCTAAAGATTCTCCCACGCAAAATATAGCTCCTACTATACAAAGTGAGTTTCATAAAATCTCACACAGCGTTAAAATGTGGTCCATGGAAGACGTTTTTGATGAAGTAGAACTTAGAGCATGGGCAAAAAGAGCAAAATGTGAGTTTGATTTTTTTATAGAGCCTAAATTTGATGGAGCAAGTTTAAATCTTACTTATGAAAATGGTATTTTAGTTAGCGGTGCTACAAGAGGTGATGGAGAAGTAGGCGAGGATATCACTTTAAATGTGAAAGAAATATCAAACATACCTCAAAAAATTCCTTATAAAGACAAGATAGAAATTCGCGGTGAAGTAGTGATTTTAAAAGAAGACTTTGAAAAAATTAATGAAAAAAGAGCTAAAGAGGGTTTAAGTTTGTTTGCAAATCCACGCAACGCAGCAAGTGGTTCGTTAAGACAGCTTGATACAAGCATTACTAAAGAAAGAAATTTAAAATTTTATCCTTGGGGAGTAGGGGAGAATTCTTTAGAATTTAGCAAGCATTCTGAGGTAATGGAATTTGTAAGAAGTCTTGGTTTTTTAAAAGATGACTTTGTTTTTTGTGTGAAAAATTTAGATGAGGTTTTAGAAAAATATCACGAACTTTTAGAAAAAAGGGATCAAAAGCCCATGATGATGGATGGTATGGTTGTAAGGATAGATGACTTAGCTCATTGTAAACTTTTGGGTTATACAGTGAAATTTCCAAAATTTATGAGTGCATTTAAATTTCCTGCTTTGGAAAAAACTACAACCTTGCTTGGAGTCAATTTGCAAGTTGGAAGAAGCGGAGTGATTACCCCTGTGGCGGTTTTAGAACCTGTAAATTTAGATGGGGTTGTAGTAAAGTCTGCAACCTTACATAATTTTGATGAGATAGCTAGACTTGGAGTGATGATAGGTGATAGTGTAAGTGTGATAAGAAGTGGTGATGTTATACCTAAAATCACCAAAGTCTTTACTCAAAGGCGTGATGGTTTAGAAAGTAAAATTACCAAGCCAACCCTTTGTCCTGAATGCTCTAGTGAGCTTTTAGATGAGGGTGCTTTTTTAAAATGCCAAAATTTAGATTGCAAAGCAAGACTTGTAAATTCTATCATACATTTTGTATCTAAAAAGTGTTTAAATATAGATGGTCTTGGGGAAAACATCGTCGAGCTTTTATTTAAAGAAGGAAAAATTACTAACATAGAAAGCATATTTTTCCTAACATATAGCGATTTTGAAGGCTTGGAAGGCTTTAAAGAGAAAAAAATCAACAATCTTTTAAGTGCTATTGAAAATGCAAAAAAATGTCCTTTATCAAGGTTTATCACTGCTTTGGGTGTAGAGCATATCGGTGAAGTAGCAGCTAAAAAGTTAGCTCAATCTTTTGGCTTTGAATGGTTTATGCAAAGCTATGAATCTTACGCAAATTTAGAAGGTTTTGGCGAGCAAATGGCTAAAAGTTTAGAGGAATTTACCCATGTTAATGCAAATCGCATTAAACATTTTTATGAAATTTTGCATTTGGAAGATGAGAAAAAAGAGCTTATTGCAAATGAAAATATTTCCAATAAAACCTTTGTTATCACAGGCACTTTAAGCAAATCACGTGATCATTTTAAAGAGTTAATCGAAAGCTTTGGTGCAAAAGTAAGCTCAAGTGTGTCTAAAAAAACTGACTTTGTATTATATGGAAGTGAAGCGGGTTCAAAGCTTGAAAAGGCTCAAAGCTTAGGGGTTAAATGCATTAATGAGACTGAATTTAATGACCTCTTAGGCGGTGATGATGAGGTTTGA
- the tlyA gene encoding 23S rRNA (cytidine-2'-O)-methyltransferase TlyA has protein sequence MRFDVFVSAKLNISRNKACELIENKQILLNGEFKKTSFKITCQNPLEDESLKLTLLEELFVSRAAFKLKHFLQEYTFTIKDKICLDIGSSTGGFVQILHQNNAKHITALDVGSNQLHESLRNLENIQICENTDLREFKSEILYDVITCDVSFISLMHLIFHIDKLAKDLIILLFKPQFEVGKNTKRDKNGVVKDTKAIENAKESFEKACAKLGWILQVSQESRLKGKEGNVEFFYAYRKN, from the coding sequence ATGAGGTTTGATGTCTTTGTGAGTGCAAAGTTAAACATTTCTCGCAATAAAGCTTGTGAGCTTATAGAAAACAAGCAAATTTTACTCAATGGCGAGTTTAAAAAAACTTCTTTTAAAATCACTTGTCAAAATCCTTTAGAAGATGAGAGCTTAAAACTCACACTTTTAGAAGAGCTTTTTGTAAGTAGGGCTGCTTTTAAACTCAAACATTTTTTACAAGAGTATACATTTACTATCAAAGATAAAATTTGCTTGGATATAGGCTCATCTACTGGAGGTTTTGTGCAAATTTTACATCAAAATAATGCTAAACATATTACAGCTTTAGATGTAGGTTCTAATCAACTTCATGAAAGCTTAAGAAATTTAGAAAATATCCAAATTTGTGAAAACACTGACTTACGCGAGTTTAAAAGTGAAATTTTATACGATGTTATCACTTGTGATGTGAGTTTTATATCTTTAATGCATTTAATTTTTCATATAGATAAACTTGCTAAAGATCTCATCATCTTGCTTTTTAAACCTCAATTTGAAGTAGGTAAAAATACTAAACGCGATAAAAATGGAGTGGTAAAAGATACAAAAGCTATTGAAAATGCTAAAGAAAGCTTTGAAAAAGCTTGTGCAAAGCTTGGCTGGATCTTACAAGTAAGTCAAGAGTCGCGTTTAAAAGGAAAAGAGGGTAATGTTGAGTTTTTCTACGCCTATAGAAAAAACTAA
- a CDS encoding HobA family DNA replication regulator produces MSNSFLKFTLEQIRENGTYTSWLEERRLEWSPLIASKLSLLLQGYTFIIITDEQRVWFEEYFLSQINASSSRPLVPFVSLKGIYNKACNTQEDIDLLNDLLSISFPNGYAFFYIGTNTGFKFKIANSKEESMLWLFDEQLQNSFYLSSCDKELDYKLISLYKVFEQSLEAVLFSKVEI; encoded by the coding sequence ATGAGTAATAGTTTTTTAAAATTTACTCTAGAACAAATCCGAGAAAATGGCACTTACACAAGTTGGTTAGAAGAAAGGCGTCTTGAGTGGTCGCCTTTGATTGCTTCAAAGCTCTCTTTACTTTTGCAAGGTTATACTTTTATCATAATTACTGATGAGCAAAGAGTTTGGTTTGAAGAGTATTTTTTAAGCCAAATCAATGCTAGTAGTTCAAGACCTTTGGTACCTTTTGTATCTTTGAAAGGAATTTATAATAAAGCTTGTAATACGCAAGAAGATATAGATTTGCTTAATGATCTTTTAAGCATATCTTTTCCTAATGGTTATGCTTTTTTTTATATAGGAACTAATACAGGTTTTAAATTTAAAATTGCTAATTCTAAAGAAGAAAGTATGCTTTGGCTTTTTGATGAGCAGTTACAAAATAGCTTTTATCTTTCTTCGTGCGATAAAGAATTAGATTATAAACTTATTTCTTTATATAAAGTATTTGAGCAAAGCTTAGAAGCTGTGCTTTTTTCTAAGGTTGAAATTTGA
- a CDS encoding aspartate kinase produces MLIVQKYGGTSVGTLERIDEVAKRVAKSKKTCDKLVVVVSAMSGVTNELIDFAHHFSKNPSGREMDMLLSSGERVTSSLLAIALNEMGLKATAFSGRNAGIITDDVYTKARIEHIDTTNINKALDEGYIVVVAGFQGIDKMGNVTTLGRGGSDLSAVALAGALNADLCEIYTDVDGVYTTDPRIEPKAKKLDKISYEEMLELASLGAKVLQNRSVELAKKLNVKLVTRSSFNENEGTIITKEENMEQALVSGIALDKNQARVTLRNIDDKPGIAAEIFGTLANENINVDMIIQNVGVDGATNLGFTVPENELDLATNAMKKVLGANANIETDSAVVKVSVVGVGMKSHSGVASAAFKALANENINIQMISTSEIKISVIVHEKYGELAVRVLHEVYKLDV; encoded by the coding sequence ATGCTGATCGTACAAAAATATGGGGGAACAAGTGTAGGAACGCTTGAGCGTATTGATGAAGTTGCTAAAAGAGTAGCAAAAAGTAAAAAAACTTGCGATAAGTTAGTTGTTGTAGTTTCTGCAATGAGTGGAGTAACTAATGAACTTATCGATTTTGCACACCATTTTAGTAAAAATCCTTCAGGTCGTGAGATGGATATGCTTTTAAGTAGTGGTGAGCGTGTTACATCATCTTTGCTTGCTATTGCATTAAATGAAATGGGTTTAAAAGCTACTGCATTTTCTGGACGTAATGCAGGGATTATCACAGATGATGTTTATACCAAAGCAAGAATAGAACACATTGATACTACAAATATTAACAAAGCCTTAGATGAGGGGTATATTGTAGTGGTTGCTGGTTTTCAAGGTATTGATAAAATGGGTAATGTTACTACTTTGGGTCGTGGTGGAAGTGACTTAAGTGCAGTAGCACTAGCGGGAGCTTTAAATGCTGATTTATGTGAGATTTATACTGATGTAGACGGGGTATATACTACTGATCCTAGAATTGAGCCAAAGGCTAAAAAGTTAGATAAAATTTCTTATGAAGAGATGCTAGAGCTTGCAAGTTTAGGGGCTAAGGTTTTGCAAAATCGCTCCGTAGAGCTTGCTAAAAAATTAAATGTAAAATTAGTTACTAGAAGTAGCTTTAATGAAAATGAAGGTACGATTATTACTAAGGAGGAAAATATGGAACAAGCTTTGGTTAGTGGTATAGCACTAGATAAAAACCAAGCAAGGGTTACTTTAAGAAATATTGATGATAAACCAGGTATTGCTGCTGAAATTTTTGGGACTTTAGCAAACGAAAATATTAACGTGGATATGATTATCCAAAACGTAGGAGTAGATGGAGCTACAAATTTAGGTTTTACTGTGCCTGAAAATGAACTTGATTTAGCAACTAATGCTATGAAAAAAGTTTTAGGTGCTAATGCAAATATAGAAACAGATAGTGCTGTAGTAAAAGTTTCGGTTGTGGGTGTGGGTATGAAGTCTCATTCTGGAGTTGCTTCAGCAGCTTTTAAAGCATTAGCAAACGAAAACATCAACATACAAATGATTTCTACAAGCGAAATAAAAATTTCGGTTATCGTGCATGAAAAATATGGTGAATTAGCTGTAAGAGTATTGCACGAAGTTTATAAGCTAGATGTGTAG
- the folP gene encoding dihydropteroate synthase: MKIIKINPNTDFDQISKYIKPHKAGEKIMSEKTQIHFFLIKELRAPAANILKQDALRVGAELVTHKEVILGKDQTNALLMVTQDQAKKLIEKEKLQDFKLKNLALFLKSNFTKPKYVKIMGVININEDSFNAQSRARENEVLEKIELMISQGADYIDIGAVSSRPGSVYCGKEEEFKRLKNTLDLIYKEKLYEKCIFSLDSFDEYCLEYALNKGFKLINDITGLKNENLAKLALKYKATYTLMHIQNTPQNMQDNPHYEDVLAQLDSFFVQKLERLSELGLEDVVLDVGIGFGKSPWHNMMLIKHLEHFLRFEKELLIGASRKSVINAYFNSCVEQRLAGTLYLHLEAFKNGASIIRVHDVYEHKQMFELAKAMDELSLEQ; encoded by the coding sequence ATGAAAATCATTAAAATCAATCCTAATACAGACTTTGATCAAATTTCTAAATACATAAAGCCTCATAAAGCAGGCGAGAAAATCATGAGTGAAAAAACTCAAATTCATTTTTTTCTTATCAAAGAACTAAGAGCACCTGCTGCAAATATACTCAAGCAAGATGCACTAAGAGTTGGAGCTGAACTTGTAACCCATAAAGAAGTTATACTGGGTAAAGATCAAACTAATGCCTTGCTTATGGTAACACAAGATCAAGCTAAAAAGCTTATAGAAAAAGAAAAATTGCAAGATTTTAAGCTTAAAAATCTAGCATTATTTTTAAAGTCTAATTTCACTAAACCAAAATACGTAAAAATTATGGGTGTGATTAACATCAATGAAGATAGTTTTAATGCTCAAAGCAGGGCAAGAGAAAACGAAGTTTTAGAAAAAATCGAACTCATGATTTCTCAAGGGGCTGATTATATAGATATAGGTGCAGTTTCTTCAAGACCTGGTAGTGTGTATTGTGGGAAAGAAGAAGAATTTAAACGCTTAAAGAATACTCTAGATTTAATCTATAAAGAAAAGCTTTATGAAAAGTGTATTTTTAGTTTAGATAGTTTTGATGAGTATTGTTTAGAATATGCTTTAAATAAAGGTTTTAAGCTTATTAATGATATTACCGGCTTAAAAAATGAAAATTTAGCCAAATTAGCTTTAAAATACAAAGCTACTTACACACTCATGCATATACAAAACACCCCACAAAATATGCAGGATAACCCTCATTATGAAGATGTATTAGCCCAACTTGATAGTTTTTTTGTACAAAAATTAGAAAGACTAAGTGAGCTTGGTTTAGAAGATGTGGTTTTAGATGTTGGTATTGGCTTTGGTAAAAGTCCTTGGCACAATATGATGTTAATCAAACATTTAGAGCATTTTTTACGCTTTGAAAAGGAACTTTTAATCGGAGCTAGTAGGAAAAGTGTTATAAATGCCTATTTTAATTCATGTGTTGAACAAAGACTAGCTGGTACACTTTATTTGCATTTAGAGGCTTTTAAAAATGGAGCAAGTATTATAAGGGTGCATGATGTGTATGAGCATAAGCAAATGTTTGAACTTGCAAAAGCTATGGATGAACTTTCTTTGGAGCAATGA
- a CDS encoding HugZ family heme oxygenase, with protein MNFNTIIEHMNSHHQSNLIDLCKKFSNSKTIKNTTLQSVDFEGLDIIYNDDQTLRVNFPTKANENTIKDMIIELCLGVKSDDLENIRQEIDDFIAQYNSIILATLTENGETTCSYAPFFRFQSENYIYISQISEHFNNIKANPKNIEVMFLEDECKASSVTLRKRLRYKASATILERDNDFDKKYDEFEKQVKDDKAVKMIRTMLDFHLIKLDFHNGRFVKGFGQAYDIQDSKIIHIKGKHPHKFSHKNNTTNF; from the coding sequence ATGAATTTTAACACTATTATAGAACACATGAATTCACATCATCAATCTAATCTTATAGATTTATGTAAAAAATTTTCTAATTCCAAAACAATCAAAAATACTACACTTCAAAGTGTTGATTTTGAAGGATTAGACATTATATACAATGATGATCAAACATTGCGTGTTAATTTTCCAACAAAGGCAAATGAAAATACTATTAAAGATATGATTATCGAGCTTTGCTTAGGCGTAAAAAGTGATGATTTAGAAAACATACGTCAAGAAATTGATGATTTTATTGCACAATATAACTCCATCATTTTAGCAACACTAACAGAAAATGGAGAGACTACTTGCTCTTATGCTCCATTTTTTAGATTTCAATCTGAAAATTATATTTACATTAGTCAAATCAGCGAGCATTTTAACAATATCAAAGCAAATCCAAAAAATATTGAAGTGATGTTTTTAGAAGATGAATGCAAAGCAAGCTCGGTAACATTAAGAAAAAGATTGCGCTATAAAGCAAGTGCAACCATACTCGAAAGAGACAATGATTTTGATAAAAAATATGACGAATTTGAAAAACAAGTAAAAGATGATAAAGCAGTAAAGATGATCAGAACAATGCTTGATTTTCATTTAATTAAACTTGACTTCCACAATGGACGCTTTGTGAAAGGATTTGGGCAAGCTTATGATATACAAGATAGTAAAATTATTCATATTAAGGGTAAACATCCCCATAAATTCTCTCATAAAAACAACACCACTAATTTTTAG
- the cmoA gene encoding carboxy-S-adenosyl-L-methionine synthase CmoA translates to MKDEIFKKPLEKQFEFDKSVASVFDDMVSRSVPFYTQNLKLIVELIDHFAVHNAKICDLGCSTASLLLALYEKRKDFLLSGVDEANAMLEIAKSKCQAFGARVEFFQKNLDDFDFFKNDIFIATYTLQFIRPPKRQELVDKIYQNLNENGMFILSEKILYEDVKIAKKMIQIYEHYKLEQGYSKLEISSKREALENVLIPYTQNENIAMLKKAGFSKVESIFKWVNFETFIAFK, encoded by the coding sequence ATGAAAGATGAAATTTTTAAAAAACCTTTAGAAAAACAATTTGAATTTGATAAAAGCGTTGCAAGCGTTTTTGATGATATGGTTTCAAGATCTGTGCCATTTTATACACAGAATTTAAAACTCATAGTTGAACTCATCGATCATTTTGCAGTGCACAATGCAAAAATTTGTGACCTTGGTTGTTCTACAGCTAGTTTATTGCTTGCGCTTTATGAAAAAAGAAAAGATTTTCTTTTAAGTGGGGTTGATGAAGCAAATGCTATGTTAGAGATCGCTAAAAGTAAATGTCAAGCTTTTGGAGCTAGGGTAGAATTTTTTCAAAAAAATTTAGATGATTTTGATTTTTTTAAAAATGATATTTTCATAGCTACTTATACTTTGCAGTTTATCCGCCCACCTAAAAGACAAGAGTTAGTTGATAAAATCTACCAAAACTTAAATGAAAATGGTATGTTTATACTTAGTGAAAAAATTCTTTATGAAGATGTAAAAATAGCTAAAAAAATGATACAAATTTATGAGCATTATAAACTAGAGCAAGGTTATAGTAAGCTAGAAATTTCAAGTAAAAGAGAAGCTTTAGAAAATGTACTTATACCTTATACTCAAAATGAAAACATAGCTATGCTTAAAAAAGCAGGATTTTCTAAAGTAGAAAGTATTTTTAAATGGGTAAATTTTGAAACTTTTATAGCTTTTAAATAA
- the hemW gene encoding radical SAM family heme chaperone HemW, whose translation MHLYIHIPFCESKCFYCSFTSLKKKDFEKDYLNALMQDIKYQLDFFNLDKNSIKTIFIGGGTPSLMKASFYEKIFIFLQSYLQKDSELSIEANPNSSNFTWLKEIKNLGFNRISFGAQSFHEKKLQFLGRIHNQKSIFTSIENAKKAGFDNINLDLIYDTKLDDVKMLDYEISKLALLDINHVSAYNLTIEEKTKFAKNFHYKKNAPRLAKYFIKAIENLGYKQYEISNFGQICKHNLAYWQGKNYIGCGLSAVGFLKNQRFYTKKSLKDYIANPTFREVENLNSEDLRLEHIFLGLRSLIGIDEARLEPLEKEKAIFLSKKEKLIYKDGFFYNSNYLLSDELALYIST comes from the coding sequence ATGCATTTATATATACACATACCATTTTGCGAGAGTAAATGTTTTTATTGTTCTTTTACATCACTCAAAAAAAAAGATTTCGAAAAAGATTATTTGAATGCATTAATGCAAGATATAAAATACCAACTAGATTTTTTTAATCTTGATAAAAATTCCATAAAAACTATTTTCATAGGTGGAGGAACTCCTAGTTTAATGAAAGCTAGTTTTTATGAAAAAATATTTATCTTTTTGCAAAGCTATTTACAAAAAGATAGCGAACTAAGTATAGAAGCCAACCCCAACTCAAGCAATTTTACATGGCTTAAAGAAATAAAAAATTTAGGTTTTAATCGTATTTCTTTTGGGGCGCAAAGTTTTCATGAAAAAAAATTACAATTTCTTGGGCGTATACATAATCAAAAAAGTATTTTTACTAGTATAGAAAATGCAAAAAAGGCGGGATTTGATAATATCAACCTAGATTTAATCTATGATACAAAACTTGACGATGTTAAAATGCTTGATTATGAAATTTCCAAACTTGCCTTGCTTGATATTAACCATGTAAGTGCTTATAATTTAACCATAGAAGAAAAAACAAAATTTGCTAAAAATTTTCATTATAAAAAAAACGCTCCACGCCTTGCAAAATACTTTATTAAAGCAATTGAAAATCTTGGGTATAAACAATATGAAATTAGCAATTTTGGACAAATTTGTAAACACAATCTTGCATACTGGCAAGGAAAAAACTATATAGGATGTGGTTTAAGTGCTGTAGGATTTTTAAAAAACCAAAGATTTTATACAAAAAAAAGTTTAAAAGATTATATAGCAAATCCTACTTTTAGAGAAGTAGAAAATTTAAATTCAGAAGATTTGCGTTTAGAGCATATTTTTCTAGGACTTAGAAGTCTTATAGGGATAGATGAAGCAAGATTAGAACCTTTAGAAAAAGAAAAGGCAATTTTTCTTAGCAAAAAAGAGAAATTAATTTATAAAGATGGATTTTTTTATAATTCAAACTATCTTTTGAGCGATGAACTGGCTTTGTACATTAGCACTTAG
- a CDS encoding DNA polymerase III subunit delta' gives MQEKLIEEYGQKNLKFFIPKNPDLELRLNDLTYDKNAQATARAIMKESYMAEAQAKIIAILAKSFREEAQNFLLKLFEEPPKNVYFIIVAPSKNVFLPTILSRFIIEKHKIQKEKMSLNLDLKKIDLAQILLLLKQYENIDKHECLELISALGYECFKQDIKLNDEEIEFFYKAYELAKLNAKPTILLSTIALILYERKNENH, from the coding sequence ATGCAAGAAAAGCTCATAGAAGAATATGGACAAAAAAATCTTAAATTTTTCATACCTAAAAATCCTGACTTGGAATTAAGACTAAATGACTTAACTTATGATAAAAATGCTCAAGCAACCGCAAGAGCTATAATGAAAGAAAGCTATATGGCTGAAGCACAAGCTAAAATCATTGCTATATTAGCTAAGTCTTTTCGTGAAGAGGCACAAAATTTCTTACTAAAACTTTTTGAAGAGCCACCAAAAAATGTATATTTTATCATCGTAGCTCCTTCAAAAAATGTTTTTTTACCCACTATACTTTCAAGATTTATTATAGAAAAACATAAAATTCAAAAAGAGAAAATGTCTTTAAATTTAGATCTTAAAAAAATAGATCTAGCTCAAATTTTATTATTATTAAAACAATATGAAAATATAGACAAACATGAGTGTTTGGAGTTAATTAGTGCTTTGGGCTATGAGTGTTTTAAACAAGATATAAAATTAAATGATGAAGAGATTGAATTTTTTTATAAAGCTTATGAACTAGCCAAATTAAATGCAAAACCAACTATTTTACTAAGCACAATAGCTTTAATTTTATATGAGAGAAAAAATGAAAATCATTAA
- a CDS encoding bifunctional riboflavin kinase/FAD synthetase, whose product MLSFSTPIEKTKITNLAIGRFDGMHLGHFELFKHLDGNGALFVITKEEKEVLTPKDFRANVVNFPLIFCDFEKIKDYKGEDFLKFLKQEIPKLEKIIVGYDFKFGKERKCSAKDIQSLCDINTIIVDEFKIQNKSVHTSMIKTLLKEAKVQEAKNFLGRFYNIQANIIKGQGIGAKELFATLNLYTKDFFLPKDGVYATLIKIENKSYQSVSFIGIRSTDKNFALETHILDEKFTNTNAKSVELSFIDYIRTNKKFNDLALLKAQINKDISKAKEILGKLNER is encoded by the coding sequence ATGTTGAGTTTTTCTACGCCTATAGAAAAAACTAAAATCACAAATTTAGCTATAGGGCGTTTTGATGGTATGCATTTAGGGCATTTTGAACTTTTTAAGCACTTAGATGGAAATGGAGCTTTGTTTGTCATCACTAAAGAAGAAAAAGAAGTTTTAACACCTAAAGATTTTAGAGCAAATGTGGTCAATTTTCCTTTAATCTTCTGCGATTTTGAAAAAATCAAAGACTACAAAGGTGAGGATTTTTTAAAATTTTTAAAGCAAGAAATTCCCAAACTAGAAAAGATCATCGTAGGTTATGATTTTAAATTTGGTAAAGAAAGAAAATGTAGCGCCAAAGACATACAAAGTCTTTGTGATATAAATACCATCATCGTAGATGAGTTTAAAATTCAAAACAAAAGTGTCCATACAAGTATGATTAAAACCTTGCTTAAAGAAGCTAAAGTTCAAGAAGCTAAAAACTTTCTAGGTAGGTTTTATAATATACAAGCAAATATCATCAAAGGACAAGGCATAGGCGCTAAAGAACTTTTTGCAACTTTAAATTTATATACAAAAGACTTCTTTTTGCCCAAAGATGGTGTATATGCGACTTTGATAAAGATTGAAAATAAAAGCTATCAAAGTGTAAGTTTTATAGGTATAAGATCTACTGACAAAAATTTTGCTTTAGAAACGCATATTTTAGATGAAAAATTTACAAACACAAATGCAAAATCAGTGGAGTTAAGTTTTATTGACTATATAAGAACTAATAAAAAATTTAACGACTTAGCTTTATTGAAAGCACAAATTAACAAAGATATTAGCAAAGCAAAAGAAATTTTAGGAAAATTAAATGAAAGATGA
- a CDS encoding RNA pyrophosphohydrolase, producing MENEKKYRPNVAAIVLSSAYPFECKILLAKRNDMEDIWQFPQGGIDEGEDIKSALFRELKEEIGTDEIEILAEHPEWISYDFPAKVAQKMYPYDGQNQKYFLVRLKNKAIINLNTKNPEFNAYKFASLEDVYDMINHFKKPIYIKVLKYFKERGYI from the coding sequence ATGGAAAACGAAAAAAAATATAGGCCAAATGTAGCTGCTATAGTATTGTCATCAGCTTATCCTTTTGAATGTAAAATTTTACTTGCTAAACGTAATGATATGGAAGATATATGGCAATTTCCTCAAGGTGGTATAGATGAGGGAGAAGATATCAAAAGTGCATTGTTTAGAGAATTAAAAGAAGAAATAGGTACAGATGAGATTGAAATTTTAGCCGAACATCCTGAGTGGATTAGTTATGATTTTCCAGCTAAGGTTGCACAAAAAATGTACCCTTATGATGGTCAAAATCAAAAATATTTTTTAGTAAGATTAAAAAACAAAGCTATCATTAACTTAAATACTAAAAATCCTGAATTTAATGCATATAAATTTGCTTCTTTGGAAGATGTTTATGATATGATTAACCATTTTAAAAAACCTATATATATTAAGGTTTTAAAATATTTTAAAGAAAGGGGGTATATTTAA